The Streptomyces sp. NBC_01255 genome window below encodes:
- a CDS encoding SigE family RNA polymerase sigma factor gives MVAVDAEADDSATEFRAFFARHYAELARLAHLLTGETDAADDLAADAMLALWHRWDRVRAADHPAAYARGVVANLVRTRIRGTVRERRRIAAFWDRRPDHVEDPDVPAVVDVRTALRALPFRKRACVVLRHAFDLSERDTALALGISVGTVKSQTAKGMAELQRLLGDRAATELVAGRR, from the coding sequence GTGGTCGCGGTGGACGCTGAGGCCGACGACAGCGCGACGGAGTTCCGGGCCTTCTTCGCGCGTCACTACGCCGAACTCGCCCGCCTCGCGCACCTGCTGACCGGCGAGACCGACGCCGCCGACGACCTCGCCGCCGATGCCATGCTGGCCCTCTGGCACCGCTGGGACCGGGTCCGCGCCGCCGACCACCCCGCCGCCTACGCCCGGGGCGTCGTCGCCAACCTCGTCCGCACCCGCATCCGGGGCACCGTGCGCGAGCGGCGCCGGATCGCCGCCTTCTGGGACCGGCGCCCCGACCACGTCGAGGACCCCGACGTCCCGGCCGTCGTCGACGTCCGGACGGCGCTGCGCGCCCTGCCCTTCCGCAAGCGCGCCTGCGTCGTGCTGCGCCACGCCTTCGACCTCTCCGAGCGCGACACCGCACTCGCCCTGGGGATCTCGGTCGGTACGGTCAAGAGCCAGACCGCCAAGGGGATGGCCGAGCTCCAGCGCCTCCTGGGCGATCGGGCCGCCACCGAACTCGTCGCGGGGAGGCGTTGA
- a CDS encoding glycoside hydrolase family 2 TIM barrel-domain containing protein, whose protein sequence is MSALPWYEDVSPGRGTLPPRAWYAASDAATLSLNGSWGFRLSPTAGTEDDSFAAPGFDASAWGAITVPGHWVLQGKEREYGGPAYTNVQYPFPVDPPRVPTENPTGDHLRRFDLPDAWPADGGTVLRFDGVESCARVWLNGTELGEFKGSRLAHEFAVGHLLKARDNVLALRVHQWSSGSYLEDQDQWWLPGVFRDVTLLHRPEGAPGDFFTHASYDHTTGAGTLRVACDVPGRVTVPELGLDLATGESATLPVEPWSAETPRLYEGELAAGGERIPLRIGFRTVAVENGVMTVNGRRILFRGVNRHEFHPEHGRTLDLATMREDVELMKRHNINAVRTSHYPPHPAFLDLCDTYGLWVIDEGDLETHGFEDLAWRGNPVDDERWTPALLDRAARLVERDKNHPSVVIWSLGNECGTGAGLTAMARWIRDRDPSRLVHYEGDRSCADTDVYSRMYPPHAEVDAIGRRADEGPEARRRLPFILCEYAHAMGNGPGGLSEYQRLFETYERCQGGFVWEWIDHGLVHPVYGHGYGGDFGEEVHDGNFVCDGLLFPDRTPSPGLLEYKKVIEPVGIAPDAPGSVLVTNGHDVADLTHLAFTWSFLADGETLATGPLDVPPLAAKESARVTLPTAPAHPAGAETLWTVRALLAHDAAWAPAGHEVAWGQIPASAPTPAPRGATGARPVRTAGRITLGPAVFDARTGEPLTLGSLPVTGLRLDVWRAPTDNDEGAPWQPDERHGPLWRDLGLHRMRHRIDEVALDDDSLTVRTRVAPAARDIGLRTTYRWTSDGTALRLGVEAVPEGEWRVPLPRLGVRLGLPAALDRAVWYGAGPGEAYPDTRAAARLGRWEAAVDALRTPYLRPQENGARIDTRWLELTSVSGREGVRVEGQPAFSFTARPWTTEQLDAAAHRTDLVPGDTLWLHLDHAQHGIGSQSCGPGVLPAHRLDAAPAAFALTFTPVDVV, encoded by the coding sequence ATGTCCGCCCTGCCTTGGTACGAAGACGTCTCCCCCGGCCGCGGCACGCTGCCGCCCCGCGCCTGGTACGCCGCTTCCGACGCCGCCACCCTGTCCCTGAACGGTTCCTGGGGCTTCCGCCTCTCCCCCACCGCCGGCACCGAGGACGACTCCTTCGCCGCCCCCGGCTTCGACGCGAGCGCCTGGGGCGCGATCACGGTCCCGGGCCACTGGGTGCTCCAGGGCAAGGAGCGGGAGTACGGCGGACCCGCCTACACCAACGTCCAGTACCCCTTCCCCGTCGACCCGCCCCGCGTCCCCACCGAGAACCCGACCGGAGACCATCTGCGCCGCTTCGACCTGCCCGACGCCTGGCCGGCGGACGGCGGGACCGTCCTCCGCTTCGACGGGGTCGAGTCCTGCGCCCGGGTCTGGCTCAACGGCACGGAGCTCGGCGAGTTCAAGGGTTCGCGCCTGGCCCACGAGTTTGCCGTGGGACACCTCCTGAAGGCACGGGACAACGTCCTCGCGCTCCGCGTCCACCAGTGGTCCTCCGGCTCCTATCTGGAGGACCAGGACCAGTGGTGGCTGCCGGGCGTCTTCCGTGACGTCACCCTGCTGCACCGGCCGGAGGGCGCCCCCGGCGACTTCTTCACACACGCCTCGTACGACCACACCACCGGCGCGGGCACCCTGCGCGTCGCGTGCGACGTGCCCGGCCGGGTCACCGTGCCCGAGCTCGGACTCGACCTCGCCACCGGGGAGTCGGCGACGCTGCCGGTCGAGCCGTGGAGCGCCGAGACGCCCCGGCTGTACGAGGGCGAGCTGGCGGCCGGCGGCGAGCGGATCCCGCTGCGGATCGGCTTCCGGACCGTCGCCGTCGAGAACGGGGTGATGACGGTGAACGGCCGCCGGATCCTCTTCCGCGGGGTGAACCGGCACGAGTTCCACCCGGAGCACGGCCGGACCCTGGACCTCGCGACCATGCGCGAGGACGTGGAGCTGATGAAGCGGCACAACATCAACGCCGTCCGCACCTCCCACTACCCGCCGCACCCGGCCTTCCTCGACCTCTGCGACACGTACGGGCTGTGGGTGATCGACGAGGGCGACCTGGAGACCCACGGATTCGAGGACCTCGCCTGGCGGGGCAACCCGGTCGACGACGAGCGCTGGACCCCGGCCCTGCTGGACCGGGCGGCCCGGCTCGTCGAGCGGGACAAGAACCACCCCTCGGTGGTCATCTGGTCGCTCGGCAACGAATGCGGCACCGGCGCCGGCCTCACCGCCATGGCCCGGTGGATCCGCGACCGCGACCCCTCCCGGCTCGTCCACTACGAGGGCGACCGCTCCTGCGCGGACACCGACGTCTACTCGCGGATGTACCCGCCGCACGCCGAGGTCGACGCGATCGGCCGCCGGGCCGACGAGGGCCCGGAGGCCAGGCGCCGACTCCCCTTCATCCTCTGCGAGTACGCGCACGCCATGGGCAACGGACCCGGCGGACTCTCCGAGTACCAGCGGCTGTTCGAGACGTACGAGCGCTGCCAGGGCGGCTTCGTCTGGGAGTGGATCGACCACGGCCTCGTCCACCCGGTGTACGGCCACGGCTACGGCGGCGACTTCGGAGAAGAGGTGCACGACGGGAACTTCGTCTGCGACGGGCTGCTCTTCCCCGACCGGACGCCGTCGCCGGGGCTCCTGGAGTACAAGAAGGTGATCGAGCCGGTCGGGATCGCGCCCGACGCTCCGGGCTCGGTCCTGGTGACCAACGGCCACGACGTCGCCGATCTCACGCATCTCGCCTTCACCTGGTCCTTCCTGGCCGACGGCGAGACCCTCGCCACCGGTCCGCTCGACGTCCCGCCGCTCGCCGCCAAAGAGAGCGCGCGGGTGACGCTGCCGACCGCGCCCGCGCATCCGGCGGGAGCGGAAACCCTGTGGACCGTACGGGCGTTGCTCGCGCACGACGCGGCCTGGGCGCCCGCCGGGCACGAGGTGGCCTGGGGCCAGATCCCGGCATCCGCCCCGACCCCCGCGCCTCGCGGGGCGACCGGCGCGCGGCCCGTCCGCACGGCCGGCCGGATCACCCTCGGCCCCGCGGTCTTCGACGCCCGCACCGGCGAACCCCTCACCCTCGGCTCCCTCCCCGTCACCGGTCTGCGCCTCGACGTCTGGCGGGCACCGACGGACAACGACGAGGGCGCGCCCTGGCAGCCCGACGAGCGCCACGGACCGCTCTGGCGCGATCTCGGCCTGCACCGGATGCGCCACCGCATCGACGAAGTCGCCCTGGACGACGACTCCTTGACCGTGCGGACGCGGGTGGCGCCCGCCGCCCGGGACATCGGCCTGCGCACGACGTACCGCTGGACCTCGGACGGCACCGCGCTGCGGCTCGGCGTCGAGGCCGTCCCCGAGGGCGAGTGGCGGGTCCCGCTCCCCCGGCTCGGCGTCCGGCTCGGCCTGCCGGCCGCCCTGGACCGGGCCGTCTGGTACGGCGCCGGGCCCGGCGAGGCGTACCCCGACACCCGGGCCGCCGCTCGGCTCGGCCGCTGGGAGGCCGCGGTGGACGCCCTCCGGACCCCGTACCTGCGACCGCAGGAGAACGGGGCCCGGATCGACACCCGATGGCTGGAGCTGACCTCCGTGAGCGGGAGGGAGGGCGTACGGGTGGAAGGCCAGCCGGCCTTCTCGTTCACGGCCCGCCCCTGGACCACCGAGCAGCTGGACGCCGCCGCCCACCGCACCGATCTGGTGCCGGGCGACACGCTCTGGCTGCACCTGGACCACGCCCAGCACGGCATCGGTTCCCAGTCCTGCGGACCGGGTGTCCTGCCCGCGCACCGGCTGGACGCGGCCCCGGCCGCGTTCGCCCTGACGTTCACGCCGGTGGACGTCGTCTAG
- a CDS encoding rhamnogalacturonan acetylesterase: MRRTALLAAAATLLGSLAAAPAAHADGPYGQGLDHCAATAGGLACHFDVAPGMYHVTVTLGGDEAGSTAVTGETRRALLAETATGAGETVRRSFTVDVRDPEGEPTGPTGSPGLDLVLGGSAPRVTGLRVTPAPAARRLFLVGDSTVCDQPGDPYTGWGQQLPAHLTRGIAVANHADSGESTVTFLANPALFDTVEAALRPGDPVLIQLAHNDKQTDAATYRANLTSLVERVRARGGEPVLVTPIVRRWFNTDGTLDNGTALLVNGLGVDHPAEIRALAAALGTPLIDLTALTKARVEQLGPEASKALYLTTEKRDNTHTSVRGATEYAALVAEELRARDIVPDRLLR; encoded by the coding sequence ATGCGAAGGACCGCGCTTCTCGCCGCCGCCGCGACCCTCCTCGGGTCGCTCGCCGCGGCCCCCGCCGCCCACGCCGACGGCCCGTACGGCCAGGGCCTCGACCACTGCGCCGCCACCGCCGGCGGCCTCGCCTGCCACTTCGACGTCGCCCCCGGCATGTACCACGTCACCGTCACCCTCGGCGGGGACGAGGCCGGCTCCACCGCCGTCACCGGCGAGACCAGGCGCGCCCTGCTCGCCGAGACCGCCACCGGGGCTGGGGAGACCGTCCGGCGCTCGTTCACCGTGGACGTCCGCGACCCGGAGGGCGAGCCCACGGGACCGACCGGCAGCCCCGGCCTCGACCTGGTCCTCGGCGGCTCCGCGCCCCGCGTCACCGGGCTTCGGGTGACCCCCGCCCCGGCAGCCCGCCGGCTCTTCCTCGTCGGGGACTCGACCGTCTGCGACCAGCCGGGCGACCCGTACACCGGCTGGGGACAGCAGCTCCCCGCCCACCTCACGCGCGGGATCGCGGTCGCCAACCACGCCGACTCCGGCGAGAGCACCGTCACCTTCCTGGCGAACCCGGCGCTCTTCGACACGGTCGAGGCCGCGCTCCGTCCCGGAGATCCCGTCCTGATCCAGCTCGCCCACAACGACAAGCAGACGGACGCGGCCACCTACCGTGCCAACCTGACGAGCCTCGTCGAGCGGGTCCGGGCCCGGGGCGGCGAACCCGTCCTCGTCACCCCGATCGTCCGCCGCTGGTTCAACACCGACGGCACCCTGGACAACGGCACCGCCCTGCTCGTCAACGGCCTCGGCGTGGACCACCCGGCCGAGATCCGCGCCCTCGCGGCCGCCCTCGGCACCCCGCTGATTGACCTCACCGCCCTCACGAAGGCGCGGGTCGAACAGCTGGGGCCCGAGGCCTCCAAGGCGCTCTACCTGACGACCGAGAAGCGGGACAACACCCACACCTCGGTGCGCGGGGCCACGGAGTACGCGGCCCTCGTCGCCGAGGAGCTGCGGGCCCGGGACATCGTCCCGGACCGGCTGCTCCGTTAG
- a CDS encoding exo-rhamnogalacturonan lyase family protein — MSAIPRRSLLKAAAVAGAAAQFSWVLGRGDAQAAAPAETPAADRPSTVTWLEPGGLGAAAGSTFGAAWPQGVHPGDQAFALTTADGANVPVQTWTTARWPDGSLKWTAHAVGPEAAGAERFTLAPGAPATAATAVSVTETGRRITVDTGTVQAVIRKDGGKLVESVTRGGVKIATDGRLVLLRQSDLDDGDQGNAKWERFDGEISDVTVEQRGPVRAVVRIDGKHRKGSRSWLPFSVRLYFYAGSESFRMVHTITYDGDQAKDFIRGLGVRFTVPMRDAPYDRHVRIAGEGAGFLTEAVQGITGLRRDPGAAVRTAQVKGEKLPDPATWDQRVTTRMQYVPTWGDYTLAQLSADGFALRKRTKPGHGWIPAGGGRRASGFGYVGGVSGGLSFGLRDFWQKHPAQLDIRGAAGDEAEVTLWLWSPEAQPMDLRFYHDGMGQDTFPEQLEGLNITYEDHEPGFGTPYGIARTSELMFWANAATPTADTLVAQAAAVRTPPQLAVGPEDLVRARVFGGLFSPVDRSTPAKAKIEDHLDYLFTYYKDQVEQRRWYGFWDYGDIMHTYDEDRHQWRYDVGGYAWDNSELSPDLWLWYAYLRSGRSDVFRFAEAMTRHTGEVDVYHLGTWAGLGTRHGVQHFADSAKQQRISTAVYRRPYYFLTADERVGDLMHDLVDSDETFLVLDPIRKIRTEPYTPDRHALSIGFGTDWSGLAAAWLTEWERGGPKAAKAEARLRSTMETIAAQPNGFVQGTGLYDLDTGRFAVATEPVVGVSHLSAMFGLVEMCAELIDLVDMPQFKAAWLDYCRYFNASKTEQAARYGKNFGTLLLFQGHSRQDAYAAAQLNDTALAQRAWARFDKSDGYTAAMVWDKTPVQGAAALEPGYEHLWISTNTTALYGLAAIQNLALVGDHLPA; from the coding sequence ATGTCCGCGATACCTCGCCGCTCCCTCCTCAAGGCCGCCGCCGTCGCCGGTGCCGCCGCACAGTTCAGCTGGGTCCTCGGGCGTGGGGACGCCCAGGCCGCCGCGCCCGCCGAGACCCCGGCGGCCGACCGGCCCTCCACCGTCACCTGGCTGGAGCCCGGTGGGCTCGGGGCCGCCGCGGGCTCGACCTTCGGCGCCGCCTGGCCCCAGGGCGTCCACCCCGGCGACCAGGCCTTCGCGCTGACCACCGCCGACGGCGCCAACGTCCCCGTACAGACCTGGACCACCGCCCGCTGGCCCGACGGCTCCCTCAAGTGGACCGCGCACGCCGTCGGACCCGAGGCCGCCGGAGCCGAGCGCTTCACCCTCGCCCCCGGGGCCCCCGCCACCGCCGCGACGGCCGTCTCCGTCACCGAGACCGGCCGCCGGATCACCGTCGACACCGGCACCGTCCAGGCCGTGATCCGGAAGGACGGCGGGAAGCTCGTCGAGTCCGTCACCCGCGGCGGAGTGAAGATCGCCACCGACGGCCGGCTCGTCCTGCTCCGGCAGAGCGACCTCGACGACGGAGACCAGGGCAACGCCAAATGGGAGCGGTTCGACGGAGAGATCTCCGATGTCACCGTCGAACAGCGCGGCCCCGTCCGGGCCGTGGTCCGCATCGACGGCAAGCACCGCAAGGGCAGCCGAAGTTGGCTGCCGTTCTCCGTACGCCTCTACTTCTACGCGGGCTCCGAGTCCTTCCGCATGGTCCACACCATCACCTACGACGGCGACCAGGCCAAGGACTTCATCCGCGGCCTCGGCGTCCGCTTCACCGTCCCGATGCGCGACGCCCCCTACGACCGGCACGTCCGGATCGCCGGCGAGGGCGCGGGCTTCCTCACCGAGGCCGTCCAGGGCATCACCGGTCTGCGCCGCGACCCCGGCGCGGCCGTCCGCACCGCCCAGGTCAAGGGCGAGAAGCTGCCCGACCCCGCCACCTGGGACCAGCGGGTCACCACCCGCATGCAGTACGTCCCCACCTGGGGCGACTACACCCTCGCCCAGCTCTCCGCCGACGGCTTCGCCCTGCGCAAGCGCACCAAGCCCGGTCACGGCTGGATCCCGGCCGGCGGCGGCCGCCGCGCGAGCGGCTTCGGCTACGTCGGCGGTGTGAGCGGCGGACTCTCCTTCGGGCTGCGGGACTTCTGGCAGAAGCACCCCGCCCAGCTCGACATCCGGGGAGCCGCCGGCGACGAGGCCGAGGTCACCCTCTGGCTGTGGTCGCCCGAGGCCCAGCCCATGGACCTGCGCTTCTACCACGACGGCATGGGCCAGGACACGTTCCCCGAGCAGCTCGAAGGCCTCAACATCACCTACGAGGACCACGAGCCCGGCTTCGGCACCCCCTACGGCATCGCCCGCACCAGCGAGCTGATGTTCTGGGCCAACGCCGCCACCCCGACAGCCGACACGCTCGTCGCCCAGGCCGCCGCCGTCCGCACCCCGCCGCAGCTCGCCGTCGGCCCCGAAGACCTCGTCCGCGCCCGGGTGTTCGGCGGACTCTTCTCGCCCGTCGACCGGTCCACCCCCGCGAAGGCGAAGATCGAGGACCACCTCGACTACCTCTTCACCTACTACAAGGACCAGGTGGAACAGCGCCGTTGGTACGGCTTCTGGGACTACGGCGACATCATGCACACCTACGACGAGGACCGGCACCAGTGGCGGTACGACGTCGGCGGCTACGCCTGGGACAATTCCGAGCTCTCGCCCGACCTGTGGCTCTGGTACGCCTACCTGCGCTCCGGCCGCTCCGACGTCTTCCGCTTCGCCGAGGCCATGACCCGCCACACCGGCGAGGTCGACGTCTACCACCTCGGCACCTGGGCCGGACTCGGCACCCGCCACGGCGTCCAGCACTTCGCCGACAGCGCCAAGCAGCAGCGCATCTCCACCGCCGTCTACCGGCGTCCCTACTACTTCCTCACCGCCGACGAACGCGTCGGCGACCTCATGCACGACCTGGTCGACTCCGACGAGACCTTCCTCGTCCTCGACCCCATCCGCAAGATCCGCACCGAGCCGTACACGCCGGACCGTCACGCCCTCTCCATCGGCTTCGGCACCGACTGGAGCGGCCTCGCCGCCGCCTGGCTCACCGAGTGGGAGCGCGGCGGCCCCAAGGCGGCGAAGGCCGAGGCCCGGCTGCGCTCCACCATGGAGACCATCGCCGCCCAGCCGAACGGCTTCGTCCAGGGCACCGGCCTCTACGACCTCGACACCGGCCGCTTCGCCGTCGCCACCGAACCCGTCGTCGGCGTCTCCCACCTCTCGGCCATGTTCGGTCTGGTCGAGATGTGCGCCGAACTCATCGACCTCGTCGACATGCCGCAGTTCAAGGCGGCCTGGCTCGACTACTGCCGCTACTTCAACGCCTCCAAGACCGAACAGGCCGCCCGCTACGGCAAGAACTTCGGCACCCTCCTCCTCTTCCAGGGCCACTCGCGCCAGGACGCCTACGCCGCAGCCCAGTTGAACGACACGGCGCTCGCCCAGCGCGCCTGGGCCAGGTTCGACAAGAGCGACGGCTACACGGCGGCCATGGTCTGGGACAAGACCCCCGTCCAGGGCGCCGCCGCCCTCGAACCCGGCTACGAGCACCTGTGGATCAGCACCAACACGACCGCCCTGTACGGCCTGGCCGCCATCCAGAACCTCGCCCTGGTCGGCGACCACCTCCCCGCGTGA
- a CDS encoding carbohydrate ABC transporter permease, giving the protein MSLARTGKGPMSLARTGRGGSVAWHLGALAVLAVILYPVVWVIGGSFKPNDEIVGSLTLFPADPVIDNYRRLADGIADIPISTFFGNSLFLAVGSVVGVLISSSLSAYAFAKIGFAGRGLLFTLMIGTLLLPYHVLLIPQYVLFQKLELINTYTPLLLGKYLATDAFFVFLMLQFMRGLPKELDEAARLDGCGHLRTYWSIVLPLCRPALITSAIFTFINAWNDFMGPLIYLNEPEKYTVSLGLKMFVDQDGVANYGGMIAMSLVALLPVVAFFLAFQRYLIDGMATSGLKG; this is encoded by the coding sequence ATGAGCCTCGCACGCACCGGCAAGGGCCCGATGAGCCTCGCACGCACCGGCAGAGGCGGCTCCGTCGCCTGGCACCTCGGGGCGCTGGCCGTGCTCGCGGTCATCCTCTACCCCGTGGTGTGGGTGATCGGCGGCTCGTTCAAGCCGAACGACGAGATCGTCGGCAGCCTGACGCTCTTCCCCGCCGACCCCGTCATCGACAACTACCGGCGGCTCGCCGACGGCATCGCCGACATCCCCATCTCCACCTTCTTCGGCAACTCCCTCTTCCTGGCCGTCGGTTCGGTGGTGGGCGTGCTGATCTCCAGCTCGCTCTCCGCGTACGCCTTCGCCAAGATCGGTTTCGCCGGGCGCGGACTGCTCTTCACCCTGATGATCGGCACGCTGCTCCTGCCGTACCACGTGCTGCTCATCCCGCAGTACGTGCTCTTCCAGAAGCTCGAACTGATCAACACCTACACGCCGTTGCTGCTCGGCAAGTACCTGGCCACGGACGCCTTCTTCGTCTTCCTCATGCTCCAGTTCATGCGCGGGCTGCCGAAGGAACTCGACGAGGCCGCCCGCCTCGACGGCTGCGGGCACCTGCGGACGTACTGGTCGATCGTGCTGCCGCTCTGCCGGCCGGCCCTCATCACCAGCGCGATCTTCACGTTCATCAACGCGTGGAACGACTTCATGGGTCCGCTGATCTACCTCAACGAACCCGAGAAGTACACGGTCTCGCTGGGCCTGAAGATGTTCGTCGACCAGGACGGCGTCGCCAACTACGGCGGGATGATCGCGATGTCGCTCGTGGCACTGCTTCCGGTGGTCGCCTTCTTCCTCGCCTTCCAGCGGTACCTCATCGACGGCATGGCCACCTCGGGCCTCAAGGGCTGA
- a CDS encoding carbohydrate ABC transporter permease, producing MDAAVTSAPTPAPHPARATRPDEGPAPADSPSGGGRPPRAAGRAARPRRARRENLAGYLFMSPWIAGFLLLTAGPMVASLYFAFTDYNLFDAPRWIGLDNFTEMFGDPRWRTSVEITGWYVVIGTPLKLAAALGVALLLNQSRRGQGFYRAAFYAPSLIGASVAIAIVWRAIFSDGAAVDRAQQVFGMDAGGWIGDPDRIIYALVALTVWQFGAPMVIFLAGLKQVPRELYEAAQVDGASPWRRFWHITLPMISPVLFFNVLLETIHSFQIFGSAYIIGSQGNACGPADGTLVYTCYLYIQGFENSRMGLASAMAWMLLLAVGLVTAVLFWSQRRWVHYEEGAR from the coding sequence ATGGACGCCGCCGTGACCTCCGCACCGACTCCCGCGCCGCACCCCGCGCGGGCGACCCGCCCGGACGAGGGGCCCGCACCCGCGGACTCCCCGTCCGGCGGCGGGCGCCCGCCCCGGGCGGCGGGCCGCGCCGCCCGCCCCCGCCGGGCCCGCCGCGAGAACCTCGCGGGCTACCTCTTCATGTCCCCCTGGATCGCGGGCTTCCTCCTGCTCACCGCGGGGCCCATGGTGGCCTCCCTCTACTTCGCCTTCACCGACTACAACCTCTTCGACGCCCCCCGGTGGATCGGCCTCGACAACTTCACCGAGATGTTCGGCGACCCCCGCTGGCGCACCTCGGTCGAGATCACCGGCTGGTACGTGGTGATCGGCACCCCGCTGAAACTCGCCGCCGCGCTCGGCGTCGCCCTGCTGCTCAACCAGAGCCGGCGCGGGCAGGGCTTCTACCGGGCCGCGTTCTACGCGCCCTCGCTCATCGGGGCCAGTGTCGCCATCGCCATCGTCTGGCGCGCGATCTTCTCCGACGGCGCCGCCGTCGACCGCGCGCAGCAGGTCTTCGGCATGGACGCCGGTGGCTGGATCGGCGACCCCGACCGCATCATCTACGCCCTGGTCGCCCTGACCGTCTGGCAGTTCGGCGCCCCGATGGTCATCTTCCTGGCCGGACTCAAGCAGGTACCACGGGAGTTGTACGAGGCGGCCCAGGTCGACGGCGCGAGCCCCTGGCGGCGGTTCTGGCACATCACCCTGCCGATGATCTCCCCGGTCCTCTTCTTCAACGTGCTCCTGGAGACCATCCACTCCTTCCAGATCTTCGGCTCCGCCTACATCATCGGCAGCCAGGGCAACGCCTGCGGGCCGGCCGACGGCACGCTCGTCTACACCTGCTACCTCTACATCCAGGGCTTCGAGAACAGCCGGATGGGTCTCGCCTCGGCGATGGCCTGGATGCTGCTGCTCGCCGTCGGCCTGGTCACGGCGGTGCTGTTCTGGTCCCAGCGGCGCTGGGTGCACTACGAGGAGGGGGCCCGATGA
- a CDS encoding ABC transporter substrate-binding protein: MLKVAGGSLAALGLTAAGCGSGSGSGDGTVTIRYSWWGSEDRAKRINQSIALFEKKFPKIKIKTDFQPYADFWKKFNTQASGGNAPDVFQNAIGFLRKYDAKNVLLDLREQAGAGNLRLDGFRAGLEKFGEVDGKLLGVPVGSNSMALVVDQAVFTKAGVTPKPGWTWDEYHAALARIQETQGRAGDAGPYGIMYLYDLYLRQHGKAFFTTSGLGFTEADLTDWWTKAFERVKSGVYADPKKTIPAKPKSAVTAELAGCEFTWDNFAVRYTSEGKSRYGLAPIPTTDGRKTGQYLGSLMLSASKRTKHPKEAAQFIDFMVHDPEVGKIMGYDRGVPATEAQYQAYVPTDEVGKQIAAYEKQLVESRVLEPITPHPAGADVCEAAFMRLAEEMSLGERPVGDAVKQYFTEAKTALSS; encoded by the coding sequence ATGCTGAAGGTCGCCGGCGGCTCTCTTGCGGCTCTCGGCCTGACCGCGGCGGGCTGCGGTTCCGGCTCGGGCTCCGGAGACGGCACGGTCACCATTCGGTACAGCTGGTGGGGCTCGGAAGACCGGGCCAAGCGGATCAACCAGTCGATCGCGCTCTTCGAGAAGAAGTTCCCGAAGATCAAGATCAAGACCGACTTCCAGCCCTACGCCGACTTCTGGAAGAAGTTCAACACCCAGGCCTCGGGCGGCAACGCACCGGACGTCTTCCAGAACGCCATCGGCTTCCTGCGCAAGTACGACGCGAAGAACGTCCTCCTCGACCTGCGCGAGCAGGCCGGGGCGGGGAACCTCCGCCTCGACGGCTTCCGCGCCGGCCTGGAGAAGTTCGGCGAGGTCGACGGCAAGCTCCTCGGCGTCCCCGTCGGCAGCAACTCGATGGCCCTCGTCGTCGACCAGGCCGTCTTCACCAAGGCCGGGGTCACCCCGAAGCCGGGCTGGACCTGGGACGAGTACCACGCGGCCCTCGCCCGGATCCAGGAGACTCAGGGCAGGGCCGGCGACGCGGGACCGTACGGGATCATGTACCTGTACGACCTCTACCTGCGCCAGCACGGCAAGGCGTTCTTCACCACCTCCGGCCTCGGCTTCACCGAGGCGGACCTGACGGACTGGTGGACCAAGGCGTTCGAGCGGGTGAAGTCCGGCGTCTACGCCGATCCGAAGAAGACCATCCCGGCCAAGCCCAAGTCGGCGGTCACCGCCGAACTCGCCGGCTGCGAGTTCACCTGGGACAACTTCGCCGTCCGCTACACCTCCGAGGGCAAGAGCCGGTACGGCCTCGCCCCCATCCCCACCACCGACGGTCGCAAGACCGGTCAGTACCTCGGTTCCCTCATGCTCAGCGCCTCCAAGCGCACCAAGCACCCCAAGGAGGCCGCCCAGTTCATCGACTTCATGGTCCACGACCCCGAGGTCGGGAAGATCATGGGATACGACCGGGGCGTCCCGGCCACCGAAGCCCAGTACCAGGCGTACGTGCCGACCGACGAGGTCGGCAAGCAGATCGCCGCCTACGAGAAGCAGCTCGTCGAGTCCCGCGTCCTGGAGCCGATCACCCCGCACCCGGCCGGCGCCGACGTCTGCGAGGCCGCCTTCATGCGGCTCGCCGAGGAGATGTCCCTGGGCGAGCGGCCGGTCGGGGACGCGGTGAAGCAGTACTTCACCGAGGCGAAGACGGCGCTCTCCTCCTGA